The DNA window CGCGAAACGGGCGCTCGACAAAGGGCTTCAGGCTCTCGTCCAGCCGCTTGTTGATGGCCGAGAACGCATGGCCGCACAGCCAGCCGTGATCGCCTTGACCTTCCTGGTCGACACGCCCTGCACATACACCTCCGCTAGGTGGCCACCAAGGCGCGCTCCGAACGTTGGTAGCGCTCGAGCACTCGGTGGAGAAGAGGCCGGCTCGGTCCTGCGGAACCCGCAGCCGCAACACCCGTTGTTCTCGCTCGCCGGCTCGAGCCACCTCTGCGCGACGCCGCCGCCAAACTGTCAATGCCGTTCTGCGACGCCATCGCTCGATTCTCGAAACCGTCACTTTGCAAGAATGGCGAAACGTCTTCGTCAACCAGATTGAGACCGCAGCTAAATCATTCCACTTTAGCAATTCCGATGCACTGGACCCAACACATCATCGCAGCCTTTCCAGGTACCCGAGCAAGAAGGCTTCAGACACTGGCATTTCTTCGATAATCGGCCGCGTCTATCCCATGTCGTTTTAGCTTGTCGTAAAAGGTCTTGCGCGGCACTCCCAGGATTTCGATCGTCCGCTTCACGTCGCCGCCGCATTCCTGCAAGGCATCACGGATGACGGTCGCTTCATAAAGGCTAATTTTTTCGGACAACGGGAGGTTTGATACCGCTTGTTCCTTTCGACCGGGCGCAATGGGCGTGTCTACCTCTTCAAGTCCCAATGCAACGCGATCGGCGAAATGCACGAGTTCACGGACATTGCCGGGCCAATTGTAGCTCATGAGGCGATCGCGCACGCCAGCGCTTGTGTCGGGAACTGGCCTGCCGAAACGTTTGGCGGCGCGTTCCAGGAAATGTCCAAAGAGTATCGGGATGTCTTCGCGCCTTTCACGAAGCGCCGGGATGCGGAGCGTCACCACATTCAGCCGGAAATAAAGGTCTTCCCGGAAATCTCCGCGGGCGGCCGGGTCGCCGAGATCGGCCTTCGTAGCCGACACGATACGAAGGTCGATGCTGCGGGTTTCGTTCGTGCCGAGCGGCGTGATCTGCCGGGTCTCAAGCACCCTCAGAAGCTTCACCTGGAGTGCTGGCGGCATCGACTTGATTTCGTCGAGGAAGAGCGTCCCTCCGTTCGAATGCTCGATGCGACCGGTCCTGCGCCTCTGCGCGCCAGTAAAGGCGCCTGCCTCGTGCCCGAAAAGTTCGCTATCGATGACGCTTTCGGGCAGCGCTCCACAATTCAGGGCAACGAAGGGCTTCGTGCGTCGTTTGCTCCAGCGGTGAAGCAGATCCGCGACCACCTCCTTACCCGTGCCCGTCTCGCCTTCCACAAGGACATCCACATCGGTATCGGCGATCTGACGGAGAGTTTCGCGTAGTCGAATCATGGTCGGTGCCTCCCCGATCAGCGGGATATCGCCCGCAGATCGGACAACTGCATCCCTAAGACGTCTGTTTTCCAGGACCAGGCGCCGTTTTTCCGAAGCGCGATGCAGCGTCACTAGAAGCCGGTCGTTCGCATAAGGCTTTGAGATAAAATCGTAGGCGCCGTTCTTGACCGCGGCAACGGCTAGCTCGACGTCGCCATGCCCGGTGATGAGAACAACCGGAATGTCCGGGTCGATCGCCTTCACTCGCTCGAAGAGCTGAAGGCCGTTCAGTCCGGGCATGCGGATGTCACTCACAACAGGGCCATCGAAGTTCTCGTCGATACTGGCGAGCGCGGCCTCGGCCGAACCGAACACGCTCGGTGAGAAGGAGGCAAGCTTCAGCATCTGCGTGGCTGCGCGGAGCAGATCCTCATTATCGTCAATAAAAATGACCGGTCCTGTTTCAGCATTCATGCCGCGCGCCTCAGCTCGACCGTGAAGGAACTCCCTCTCTCCTGGCCGGCATCATCATGCCGCAACGAGCCGCCGAGCTCACGTGCGATCTCCTCCGAAATGACCAGGCCAAGACGGGACCCTTTTCCTTGTTGGTGATGAACGGCATGAAGAGGCTCCTGCGAATCTTGGGGGGCAAGGCCGAGGCCGTTGTCCCGATCGGAAATAGCGACCATTTCCCCGTTATCGGCGAACGCTATCTCGACCCGGGGCTCCGGTTGATCCTTCAGAGCGTCAAGCACGGTCTGGAGAAGGTTGACGAGGATCTGCTCCAGTCGCATGCGGTTTGCCATGACAATTGGAGATGGATCAATCCGCTTTCGTTCTATCGTCACCCCGGAATCGCGAATTCGGACTGAAAGAAGCGACAGGGCGTCGTCGATCACGTCTTCCGCCAGTATCGGTTCCATCGATCCACTGGCGCGGCGGGAGAAGGACCTTAGCGTTTCGGTGATCGTGCCGATCCTGCCGGTCATGGCGGCTATCGAGGTCAGATTCTCGCCGGTACCTTGCGACCGGCCGGCCCCAAGAAGACGCGCGGCATTTTCAGCATGGGTGCGGATTGCGGCGATCAGCTGGTTGACCTCGTGGGTGACCCCGGCTGTTCTCTGTCCCGAGATTGACAAGCGGTTCGCCTGGGCGAGTTCATTGCGCAGGCGCGCACTCTTGCCTCTGCGTTCTCTCGCTCGGCGATCTCACCGGCGAGCGCTTCGTTCGAGCGTTGGAGCTCCGCAGTGCGCAGTTCAACGCGATGCTCCAGTTCCGCATTCAGGAACACAAGCACTTTCTGCCGCTGCCGGGCCGCCCGGCCCCTCCGATCCATCGACCCGGCTCGACAGATAGAGCCCCGGCCGTGCGCTAACCGTGCCGAGCGCGTATTGCATAGCCGCGTCGTCCGCCATGGCCTCGGTGCAGGACGAGCGGAATCACTCGCTGCTTCTCGACCTCCCCTTTCAAACTGTCGGCCGCAAGTGGGAACGCGGCAAGAGCACGGTCGCGTAGGGCATACTGTGCTCTGGTGCCGGCGATGCGGCCCGTTGCAAAGACCACTAAACAGAGCGCTGCACCAAGAATTGCAAGCAAAACCGCAAGCCAGACAGATCGACCGCCAGCCATCTGCCAGGGAAGACCCATGGGGCGCGCTGGAAGGCGCCGTTGCCTATGTCTTCTTCTGCCATCGCATTCTTCAGACCGATCATTGACGAACCATAGTGCGGGGTTCCGCCAGAAGGGAAAGCGATCAGTGCGGAAAACCACACAATCTAACTGCGCAAATTGTAGCAAATACCCGAGACTCCTACGAATTCAGCGTTTCTTGGCTTGGCACGGCTCTTGCGACCAACATCGCAGCAGCGTTTGACCGGAGCGCCGCGATGGGAGAAGCCGCGGGGAGGAAGAGCCCGCCCGACCCGGTCAGGGAGAGAAAACTTACATGTTGGCCCCACTGCCCCCCAGCGCAAAACGCGCACCCCGCAAAACCCTTTGTGGCAAGCCTTACGTGCAGGTGCTTGTCGCAATCATCCTCGGAGTTGCAGTTGGCCATTTTTATCCGCAAATCGGAGAAAACCTGAAGCCCCTCGGCGATGCCTTCATCAAGCTAGTCAAGATGATCATCGCGCCCGTCATTTTTCTGACTGTGGCGACTGGAATTGCCGGCATGAGCGATCTTCAGAAGGTCGGCCGTGTTGCCGGCAAGGCGATGGTCTATTTCTTCACCTTCTCGACGCTCGCACTTATCGTCGGCCTCATCGTCGGCAATGTCATTCAGCCTGGCGCCGGCCTCAACATCGATCCGATCTCGCTCGACGTCCAGGCCGTCAGTGGCTATGCCTCAAAGGCCCATGAGCAGTCCGTGACCGGCTTCCTGATGAACATGATCCCGACCACGATTGTCGGCGCCTTTGTGGAAGGCGACATTCTACAGGTATTGTTCTTCTCCGTCCTCTTCGGCATCTCGCTGGCGATGGTCGCAGAATCGGGCAAATCGGTTCTTTCCTTCCTTCAGGACCTCACTGCACCGGTTTTCAAATTGGTCAGCATCCTGATGAAAGCCGCGCCGTTCGGCGCTTTCGGAGCAATGGCCTTCACGATAGGCAAATATGGCATCGGCTCGGTGGCCAACCTTGCGATGCTGGTCGGGACCTTCTATCTCACGGCCTTCCTCTTCGTGTTCGGGGTTCTCGGCGCAGTCTGTCGTTACAATGGCTTCTCGATCTTTTCTCTTATCCGCTACATCAAGGAAGAGCTGCTGCTGGTCCTCGGAACGTCCTCCTCCGAGGCCGCGCTGCCCTCTCTCATGGAGAAAATGGAGAAGGCCGGCGCCAAGCGCTCGGTCGTGGGCCTGGTCATCCCGACCGGATATTCCTTCAATCTGGATGGCACCAATATCTACATGACCCTTGCGGCCCTTTTCATCGCGCAGGCGACGAATACGGATTTGTCAGTTAGCGATCAGGTCCTCCTGTTGCTCGTCGCGATGCTTTCCTCGAAGGGTGCAGCAGGTGTCACAGGTGCCGGCTTCGTCACGTTGGCCGCTACGCTCTCGGTAGTGCCGGCTGTTCCCGTTGCTGGAATGGCGCTGATCCTTGGCGTCGACCGCTTCATGTCGGAATGCAGGGCACTCACGAATTTGGTCGGTAACGCGGTGGCATCGCTCGTCGTCGCCCGCTGGGAAGGCGAATTGGACCAGGCGCAATTGGAAGCTGCCTTCTGCGGCCACCAGCCTGCCGAGACATCAACCGGCCAGCCACTGATAGTGCCCGCGCCGGGCGAGTCGG is part of the Mesorhizobium loti genome and encodes:
- a CDS encoding sigma-54-dependent transcriptional regulator, which produces MNAETGPVIFIDDNEDLLRAATQMLKLASFSPSVFGSAEAALASIDENFDGPVVSDIRMPGLNGLQLFERVKAIDPDIPVVLITGHGDVELAVAAVKNGAYDFISKPYANDRLLVTLHRASEKRRLVLENRRLRDAVVRSAGDIPLIGEAPTMIRLRETLRQIADTDVDVLVEGETGTGKEVVADLLHRWSKRRTKPFVALNCGALPESVIDSELFGHEAGAFTGAQRRRTGRIEHSNGGTLFLDEIKSMPPALQVKLLRVLETRQITPLGTNETRSIDLRIVSATKADLGDPAARGDFREDLYFRLNVVTLRIPALRERREDIPILFGHFLERAAKRFGRPVPDTSAGVRDRLMSYNWPGNVRELVHFADRVALGLEEVDTPIAPGRKEQAVSNLPLSEKISLYEATVIRDALQECGGDVKRTIEILGVPRKTFYDKLKRHGIDAADYRRNASV
- a CDS encoding sensor histidine kinase; the encoded protein is MSISGQRTAGVTHEVNQLIAAIRTHAENAARLLGAGRSQGTGENLTSIAAMTGRIGTITETLRSFSRRASGSMEPILAEDVIDDALSLLSVRIRDSGVTIERKRIDPSPIVMANRMRLEQILVNLLQTVLDALKDQPEPRVEIAFADNGEMVAISDRDNGLGLAPQDSQEPLHAVHHQQGKGSRLGLVISEEIARELGGSLRHDDAGQERGSSFTVELRRAA
- a CDS encoding dicarboxylate/amino acid:cation symporter, translated to MLAPLPPSAKRAPRKTLCGKPYVQVLVAIILGVAVGHFYPQIGENLKPLGDAFIKLVKMIIAPVIFLTVATGIAGMSDLQKVGRVAGKAMVYFFTFSTLALIVGLIVGNVIQPGAGLNIDPISLDVQAVSGYASKAHEQSVTGFLMNMIPTTIVGAFVEGDILQVLFFSVLFGISLAMVAESGKSVLSFLQDLTAPVFKLVSILMKAAPFGAFGAMAFTIGKYGIGSVANLAMLVGTFYLTAFLFVFGVLGAVCRYNGFSIFSLIRYIKEELLLVLGTSSSEAALPSLMEKMEKAGAKRSVVGLVIPTGYSFNLDGTNIYMTLAALFIAQATNTDLSVSDQVLLLLVAMLSSKGAAGVTGAGFVTLAATLSVVPAVPVAGMALILGVDRFMSECRALTNLVGNAVASLVVARWEGELDQAQLEAAFCGHQPAETSTGQPLIVPAPGESAASLPIEAPGWSQTPDNRAAGSKQNLAGR